The following proteins are encoded in a genomic region of Coleofasciculus chthonoplastes PCC 7420:
- a CDS encoding RNA-guided endonuclease InsQ/TnpB family protein produces the protein MLLGFKSELNLNNKQRTALAKHAGVARHAWNWGLGLTKQILDHNRDTREDKIKFPTGIDLHKWLVALVKPACPWYYEVSKCAPQFALKQLAEAWRNAFKKKKKPPRFKRKGKHDSFTLDGSIKLDHFKIRVPVIGWLKTYERLPVQFQPKTVTISRTADRWFISFKLEYEPINRPKPHPVVGVDLGIKALAVLSTGIVVEGASSYRKYEKKLSRLQWLNRHKQIGSSNWRKAQVKIARLHRKIANIRKDTLHKLTSYLAQNHSRIGIENLNVSGMMANHKLAKAIQDMGFHEFKRQLEYKCQLYGSTLVVVDRWYPSTKTCSRCHAVKDEMPLSERVFRCDNCGLEIDRDFNASINLEIAAS, from the coding sequence ATGCTTTTAGGGTTCAAGAGTGAATTGAATTTGAACAACAAGCAGCGAACGGCATTAGCTAAACACGCTGGTGTCGCCCGTCACGCTTGGAATTGGGGTTTGGGCTTGACTAAGCAGATACTCGACCACAACCGGGATACAAGAGAGGATAAAATCAAGTTCCCCACTGGGATTGACTTGCATAAGTGGTTAGTTGCACTGGTTAAGCCCGCCTGTCCTTGGTACTACGAGGTGAGTAAATGCGCCCCCCAGTTTGCGCTTAAGCAATTAGCCGAAGCATGGAGGAATGCGTTTAAGAAAAAGAAAAAACCACCTCGGTTTAAACGCAAGGGAAAGCATGACAGCTTTACTCTAGACGGGTCAATTAAACTCGACCATTTTAAGATTAGAGTTCCGGTCATTGGTTGGTTGAAGACCTATGAGCGGCTACCCGTTCAGTTTCAGCCCAAAACTGTCACCATATCCAGAACGGCTGACCGATGGTTTATCAGTTTTAAGCTGGAATATGAACCAATCAATCGCCCCAAACCTCACCCTGTAGTGGGAGTAGACTTGGGAATCAAAGCCTTAGCCGTCTTATCTACTGGAATCGTGGTAGAAGGCGCGTCTAGCTATCGCAAGTACGAAAAAAAACTTTCACGGCTGCAGTGGCTAAATCGTCACAAACAGATTGGTTCCTCTAACTGGAGAAAAGCCCAAGTCAAAATAGCCCGTTTGCACCGGAAAATAGCCAATATCAGAAAAGACACGTTACACAAGCTCACATCTTATTTAGCCCAAAACCACAGCCGAATAGGAATAGAAAATTTGAACGTGTCCGGCATGATGGCTAATCACAAATTGGCGAAAGCTATTCAAGATATGGGTTTTCACGAGTTCAAACGCCAGTTAGAGTACAAATGCCAATTGTACGGGTCAACCTTGGTTGTAGTAGACCGATGGTATCCCTCAACCAAAACCTGCTCAAGATGCCACGCCGTAAAAGATGAAATGCCCTTATCTGAGCGAGTTTTCCGGTGTGACAATTGCGGTTTGGAAATCGACAGAGATTTTAATGCCTCCATTAATTTGGAGATAGCCGCCAGTTAG
- the lepA gene encoding translation elongation factor 4 — MTDVPVSRIRNFSIIAHIDHGKSTLADRLLQTTGTVSDRQMKEQFLDNMELERERGITIKLQAARMNYQGKDGEQYVLNLIDTPGHVDFSYEVSRSLVACEGALLVVDASQGVEAQTLANVYLALEHDLEIIPVLNKIDLPGAEPERVISEIEEIIGLDCSGAILASAKEGIGIDEILESIVHLVPPPQDTIDQPLRALIFDSYYDPYRGVIVYFRVMDGSVRTGEKVRLMVSKKEYEIDELGVLSPTQIQVEQLHAGEVGYIAAAIKTVEDARVGDTITLAAEPAEKPLPGYKEAKPMVFCGLFPTDADQYEDLREALNRLKLNDSALNYEPETSSAMGFGFRCGFLGLLHMEIVQERLEREYDLDLIITAPSVVYRVTNMDGEVLEIDNPSLLPPPQQREKIEEPYVRIEMITPETYVGTLMELCQTRRGEFKDMRYLTQGRTTLVYELPLAEVVTDFFDQLKSRSRGYASMEYHLIGYQENTLVRLDVLINGDPVDSLAMIVHRDKAYSVGRALVEKLRELIPRHQFKIPLQASIGSRVIASEHIPALRKDVLAKCYGGDISRKKKLLQKQAKGKKRMKSLGTVDVPQEAFMAVLRLEPQ; from the coding sequence ATGACTGATGTTCCTGTCTCTCGCATTCGCAATTTTTCCATCATTGCTCATATTGATCATGGTAAATCCACTTTAGCCGATCGCCTCTTACAGACAACCGGTACGGTGAGCGATCGCCAAATGAAGGAACAGTTCCTGGACAACATGGAATTGGAACGGGAGCGCGGGATTACCATTAAACTGCAAGCCGCTCGCATGAACTATCAGGGGAAAGATGGTGAGCAATACGTTCTCAATTTAATTGACACCCCGGGTCATGTGGATTTCTCCTATGAGGTTTCGCGATCGCTGGTCGCTTGCGAGGGCGCATTGCTCGTGGTAGACGCCTCTCAGGGGGTTGAAGCTCAAACTCTGGCAAATGTTTATTTAGCCTTGGAGCATGACCTGGAAATTATTCCGGTTCTGAATAAGATTGACCTCCCAGGAGCAGAACCCGAACGAGTGATCTCAGAAATCGAAGAGATCATTGGTCTCGATTGTAGCGGAGCCATCCTCGCATCGGCAAAGGAGGGAATTGGGATTGATGAGATTTTAGAATCCATTGTGCATCTGGTTCCTCCTCCCCAAGACACCATCGATCAGCCCCTGCGAGCCTTGATTTTTGATAGCTACTATGACCCCTACCGAGGCGTCATCGTCTATTTCCGGGTGATGGATGGTAGCGTCAGAACTGGGGAAAAAGTTCGCCTGATGGTATCCAAAAAAGAATATGAAATTGATGAACTGGGGGTATTGTCACCCACACAAATCCAGGTTGAGCAACTACACGCCGGAGAAGTGGGATACATCGCGGCGGCGATTAAAACCGTAGAAGATGCCCGTGTTGGCGATACTATAACTCTAGCTGCTGAACCGGCGGAGAAGCCCTTACCGGGTTACAAGGAAGCCAAACCCATGGTATTCTGTGGCTTATTCCCCACCGATGCAGATCAGTACGAAGATTTACGCGAAGCTCTCAACCGTCTCAAGCTCAATGATTCGGCTCTCAACTATGAACCCGAAACCTCCAGCGCCATGGGGTTTGGTTTCCGGTGTGGTTTCTTGGGCTTATTGCACATGGAAATTGTCCAGGAGCGATTAGAACGGGAATATGATTTAGATTTAATCATTACCGCTCCATCAGTGGTCTATCGAGTCACGAATATGGATGGGGAGGTTTTGGAAATTGACAACCCCAGCTTACTCCCTCCACCCCAGCAGCGGGAGAAAATTGAAGAACCTTATGTTCGCATCGAGATGATTACCCCAGAAACCTATGTGGGGACGCTGATGGAACTGTGCCAAACGCGGCGGGGTGAGTTTAAAGATATGCGGTATTTAACCCAAGGGCGAACCACCTTGGTGTATGAATTACCTCTGGCGGAAGTCGTGACTGACTTTTTTGACCAACTCAAATCGCGATCGCGCGGTTATGCCAGTATGGAGTATCACCTGATTGGGTATCAGGAAAACACTCTGGTTCGCCTCGATGTGTTAATTAATGGTGATCCAGTGGATTCTCTGGCAATGATTGTCCACCGGGATAAAGCTTACTCTGTTGGTCGGGCGTTAGTGGAAAAACTCCGGGAATTAATTCCCCGTCACCAATTCAAAATTCCCCTGCAAGCCTCGATTGGTAGTCGGGTAATTGCTAGCGAACATATTCCTGCATTACGGAAAGACGTACTCGCTAAATGTTATGGCGGGGATATTAGCCGTAAGAAAAAATTGTTGCAGAAGCAGGCAAAAGGGAAAAAGCGGATGAAATCTTTAGGTACAGTTGATGTGCCTCAGGAAGCATTTATGGCAGTCTTGCGCCTCGAACCCCAGTAG
- a CDS encoding type II toxin-antitoxin system CcdA family antitoxin, with translation MNNHAIHREHSTNKEEISILMDAQLLDQIKHLTNDPSKVIETAIRQWLRGERDRDDELTRTLRRNPPVPPRGEWND, from the coding sequence ATGAATAATCATGCCATTCATCGAGAGCATTCAACAAACAAGGAAGAAATATCTATCCTGATGGATGCTCAACTGTTAGACCAAATCAAACACTTAACCAATGATCCGTCTAAGGTGATAGAAACAGCCATTCGTCAATGGCTAAGAGGAGAGCGCGATCGCGATGATGAGCTAACCCGCACCTTGAGACGAAATCCACCAGTACCGCCACGAGGCGAATGGAACGATTAA
- a CDS encoding sensor histidine kinase, which yields MIAPADFHHPRFGYTTMQSTTAQGKSSFLQELEVELMCSQDASGQYHSFYWRQAEQYDLTQEQVIGVPLNETFHPIALDAYRDRIQRILDNRTPERCIHDFCYGDHVFPFELVISPILQADGQATQVWVIGHLLPEGSVQKVIDSLVPLSVDPNQKLLTQIARRIRRTLDLDTIWQQTVDSLGKALQVSRCIICSYKPDYTDVKVEAEYRQESLEEMLGMTLELESELIMKQAMWSSEPVVVDQIAPSRFQEKSMLVVSTSYKDEPNGLISLQQCDRHRPWSDAEIELVRELAEQVGTAIAHGTLYKELELAREQAEEVSRLKSEFLASTSHELRTPLNGMIGFLKLILEGMADDPEEQREFIQEAHNSALHLLNIINDILDIAKIEAGKMELEFSPVELEYLFNKVYDFTAQQAHHKNLSFTLEIPAVYDGIVMYGNYQRLLQVMLNLVGNAIKFTDEGGITISAEVIRKKVHFQGQEFPGHVKVRVADTGIGVSLDKQDKLFQSFSQVHGGLNRPYGGTGLGLAISQKLVETMGGVVHFFSMGENLGSTVTFTVPLYQEPVMVSRTD from the coding sequence ATGATTGCTCCTGCTGATTTCCACCATCCTCGATTTGGGTATACCACTATGCAATCTACTACTGCACAAGGCAAGTCCAGCTTTTTGCAGGAGTTAGAGGTTGAGCTGATGTGTAGCCAAGATGCATCAGGTCAGTATCACTCCTTTTATTGGCGACAAGCCGAGCAGTATGATTTAACTCAAGAACAGGTTATTGGGGTTCCCCTCAACGAAACCTTTCATCCCATTGCTCTAGATGCTTATCGGGATCGAATCCAGCGGATTCTAGACAACCGCACCCCAGAACGCTGTATCCACGACTTCTGTTATGGCGATCACGTATTTCCCTTTGAACTGGTGATCAGCCCAATTTTACAAGCAGACGGTCAGGCGACTCAGGTTTGGGTGATAGGTCATCTATTACCGGAGGGTTCGGTGCAAAAAGTGATCGATTCGCTAGTACCGTTAAGTGTCGATCCCAATCAAAAACTACTCACCCAAATTGCCCGCCGGATTCGCCGGACGTTAGACTTAGATACAATCTGGCAACAAACGGTAGACAGTTTAGGGAAAGCTCTACAAGTCAGTCGCTGTATTATCTGTTCCTACAAACCCGACTATACGGATGTCAAGGTGGAAGCGGAGTATCGCCAAGAGTCATTAGAGGAAATGTTGGGGATGACGCTGGAACTGGAGTCGGAACTGATAATGAAACAAGCGATGTGGAGTTCCGAACCGGTTGTAGTTGACCAAATCGCCCCGAGTCGGTTTCAAGAAAAATCCATGCTGGTGGTTTCCACGTCTTATAAAGATGAACCCAATGGCTTAATTAGTTTACAACAGTGCGATCGCCACCGTCCGTGGAGTGATGCGGAAATTGAGCTAGTGCGGGAGTTGGCTGAACAAGTGGGAACCGCGATCGCGCATGGTACGCTCTATAAAGAACTAGAACTAGCCAGAGAACAAGCCGAAGAAGTGTCCCGCCTCAAGAGTGAATTTCTTGCCAGCACCTCTCACGAATTGCGGACGCCCCTAAATGGGATGATTGGCTTTCTCAAGCTGATTCTGGAAGGGATGGCGGATGACCCCGAAGAACAGCGAGAGTTTATTCAGGAAGCCCATAATAGCGCCTTACATCTGCTCAACATCATCAACGATATCTTAGATATCGCCAAGATTGAAGCCGGAAAAATGGAGCTGGAGTTTAGTCCAGTTGAGTTAGAGTATCTGTTCAATAAGGTCTATGATTTTACCGCGCAGCAAGCCCATCACAAGAATTTGAGCTTCACCCTAGAAATTCCCGCCGTCTACGATGGCATTGTTATGTATGGGAACTATCAACGGTTGCTACAGGTGATGCTAAACCTAGTGGGGAATGCGATTAAATTCACCGATGAAGGGGGAATTACCATCAGCGCCGAAGTCATTCGCAAGAAAGTCCATTTTCAGGGACAGGAGTTTCCTGGACATGTGAAAGTGCGGGTTGCGGATACAGGGATTGGGGTTTCCTTGGATAAACAAGACAAACTCTTCCAATCTTTTAGCCAGGTACATGGTGGACTCAATCGTCCTTACGGGGGAACCGGGTTAGGGTTAGCCATTTCCCAAAAGCTAGTGGAAACCATGGGCGGTGTTGTACATTTCTTCAGCATGGGGGAAAACTTAGGTTCAACTGTGACATTTACTGTACCCCTTTATCAAGAACCCGTGATGGTGTCGCGCACAGATTGA
- a CDS encoding molybdopterin molybdotransferase MoeA, which translates to MLPVNQAESIILDLVHPLDSQLDSEIIDLSTATGRILATPVTSQLDFPHWDNSAMDGYAVRYTDVQSASELQPISLNIVEEIPAGYQPQKTIAAGQAARIFTGGCMPQGADTVVMQEHTQHRDNQVLILQAPKPQGFVRHQASFYRAGDPLLESGIQLGAPEIAVLAAAQCTELTVYRRPKVAILSTGNELVTPYQPLQPGQIVDSNQYALTAWVTLCGGIPKVQGIVRDKPDALKQAIAQAILAADIVLSTGGVSVGDYDYVDEILAQLDAEIHIRSVAVKPGKPLTVATFPPPSQRNKKGSSHPVLYFGLPGNPVSALVSCWRFVQPVMKKLSGLPMQRWKPRFIHATSRSELKSDGRRESYLWGQLQLVEGKYEFKLAGGSHSSGNLINLAQTTGLAVVPVGQTLIPAGETVQVLSVSL; encoded by the coding sequence ATGCTACCCGTTAACCAAGCCGAATCCATTATCTTAGATCTCGTCCACCCCTTAGACTCCCAGTTAGACAGCGAAATTATTGACCTATCCACCGCCACAGGTCGAATTCTGGCTACTCCTGTAACCAGCCAATTGGATTTTCCCCACTGGGATAATTCTGCCATGGATGGTTACGCAGTACGCTATACGGATGTGCAGTCGGCGAGTGAACTGCAACCAATCAGTTTAAACATAGTTGAAGAGATTCCCGCCGGCTATCAACCGCAAAAAACCATTGCAGCCGGACAAGCGGCGCGTATCTTCACAGGTGGATGTATGCCCCAGGGTGCTGATACGGTGGTAATGCAGGAACATACACAGCACCGGGATAACCAGGTTTTAATCTTACAAGCACCGAAACCGCAAGGCTTTGTGCGTCATCAGGCATCATTTTACCGTGCTGGAGACCCTCTCTTAGAATCAGGAATTCAACTGGGTGCGCCAGAAATTGCTGTCCTCGCCGCCGCCCAATGTACGGAACTCACCGTCTATCGCCGTCCCAAAGTCGCGATTCTCTCCACCGGAAATGAACTGGTTACGCCGTACCAACCCTTGCAACCGGGTCAAATTGTCGATTCTAACCAATACGCTTTAACCGCTTGGGTGACTCTCTGTGGCGGAATTCCTAAGGTACAAGGGATTGTCCGCGATAAACCGGACGCCCTGAAGCAAGCTATTGCCCAAGCTATTCTAGCCGCCGATATTGTTCTGTCTACAGGTGGCGTCTCTGTGGGGGATTATGACTATGTAGATGAAATTTTAGCCCAACTGGATGCGGAGATTCACATCCGTTCGGTTGCGGTTAAACCTGGTAAACCCTTAACCGTGGCGACGTTTCCGCCTCCGAGTCAGAGGAATAAAAAAGGCTCATCGCATCCAGTCTTATATTTTGGTCTACCCGGAAATCCAGTATCCGCGTTAGTCAGTTGTTGGCGATTTGTGCAACCTGTGATGAAAAAGCTTTCTGGTTTACCAATGCAACGATGGAAGCCCAGGTTTATCCACGCCACCTCTCGTAGCGAACTCAAATCTGATGGGCGTCGAGAATCCTATTTGTGGGGTCAGCTTCAATTAGTTGAGGGGAAATACGAATTCAAGTTGGCGGGTGGTAGTCACAGTTCGGGGAATTTAATTAACTTAGCCCAAACTACGGGTCTTGCGGTCGTACCCGTTGGTCAAACTTTGATTCCAGCCGGAGAAACGGTGCAAGTTTTGTCGGTAAGCTTGTAA
- a CDS encoding DNA cytosine methyltransferase produces the protein MAASSWHQGWDITDEEREVYRKRSQASSRAKAKAVRGEGRRPIHPINVPWLNPDDLMPQLASNGWRSLSLFSGGGGLDLGFDRAGFTHVASYDILPESGITLRNVRPEWTVFGGEQGDVTQVDWREYRGLVDIIHGGPPCQPFSVAGRQQGKEDSRDMFPEFIRAVLEIEPIAFVAENVTALVGKKFSSYLKEVVEHPLRQNYTLIQVILSAPSFGIPQMRKRVFFVGFRQEKMASNYQSPLPTHSWHHLPTDKVKPHVQLDLFSLLDPSETLQPCMGVREALGLPDIGFDTLSPTIRSSLTGPRHTTSVLSSVSAQKIWEKLQIWPNGVALNREQARLFVPDNGHFRLSVPDCAILQGFPESWSFDGAVYKALGQIGNAVPPPMAYRVAVSIAQALS, from the coding sequence ATGGCAGCATCATCTTGGCATCAAGGCTGGGACATCACTGACGAAGAACGAGAGGTTTACAGGAAACGTTCTCAGGCGTCGAGTCGAGCCAAAGCCAAAGCTGTCCGGGGTGAGGGACGAAGACCGATTCATCCGATTAATGTACCTTGGCTCAATCCGGACGACCTGATGCCACAATTAGCCAGTAACGGCTGGCGATCGCTCTCTTTGTTCAGTGGTGGTGGCGGTTTAGACCTAGGCTTTGATCGCGCTGGATTTACCCATGTTGCCTCTTACGATATCTTACCTGAATCTGGTATTACCTTGAGGAACGTTCGACCAGAGTGGACTGTGTTTGGGGGGGAACAAGGAGATGTTACCCAGGTAGACTGGCGAGAGTATCGGGGTTTAGTTGACATAATCCATGGCGGTCCACCCTGTCAACCGTTTTCTGTCGCTGGTCGTCAGCAAGGAAAAGAAGACAGCCGGGATATGTTTCCAGAATTCATCCGGGCTGTATTAGAAATTGAGCCAATTGCTTTCGTGGCGGAAAATGTTACAGCATTGGTGGGCAAAAAATTCAGCTCATATCTTAAAGAGGTTGTTGAACATCCCCTGCGTCAGAACTATACGCTGATTCAAGTGATCCTCTCAGCGCCATCCTTCGGAATTCCTCAAATGAGAAAGCGTGTATTTTTTGTGGGATTTCGTCAGGAAAAAATGGCGTCAAATTACCAATCCCCTCTCCCCACCCACAGTTGGCATCATTTGCCTACTGATAAAGTTAAACCTCATGTTCAGCTAGATCTATTTTCGCTCCTCGACCCGTCTGAAACGTTACAACCTTGTATGGGCGTGCGTGAAGCCTTAGGACTACCTGATATAGGATTTGATACGTTATCTCCTACCATTCGCAGTTCTCTCACCGGTCCACGTCATACCACATCAGTATTAAGTAGTGTTTCCGCGCAAAAGATTTGGGAAAAACTACAAATTTGGCCCAATGGAGTCGCTTTAAATCGAGAACAAGCACGTTTATTTGTACCCGATAATGGTCACTTTCGTTTATCTGTACCTGACTGTGCCATTTTGCAAGGCTTTCCTGAATCCTGGTCATTTGATGGTGCTGTTTATAAAGCCCTAGGTCAAATTGGCAATGCTGTTCCCCCACCAATGGCATATAGAGTGGCTGTATCTATTGCTCAAGCTTTATCATGA
- a CDS encoding DUF3727 domain-containing protein yields the protein MFSSDFPQENGQSGHSSSNVTLTDEAGRSLSCSIEHSLNVEGIDYLLLLPIDSPVEIVAWDEDDQADDLADATLVEDETEIDEIFSDAQAVLAEQNLILKRTAFTLTVAGELPPADEEEILSIELAEEDVELEPEQLQLLANFYHEEQEYGIYTPLDPLLFFAKHNPNGQLELLSPEEFQKVQPLLEELLFEDLD from the coding sequence ATGTTTTCATCTGACTTTCCCCAAGAAAATGGACAATCTGGTCACAGTAGTAGTAATGTGACGCTCACCGATGAGGCGGGGCGATCGCTCAGTTGTTCAATCGAGCATTCTCTTAATGTGGAAGGAATCGACTATTTACTCCTCCTCCCTATCGATTCCCCCGTCGAAATAGTCGCCTGGGATGAGGATGATCAGGCTGACGATCTCGCGGATGCTACCCTCGTAGAAGACGAGACAGAAATCGATGAAATCTTCTCCGATGCCCAAGCGGTTCTCGCTGAACAAAATCTCATCCTGAAACGCACCGCATTTACCCTAACCGTCGCGGGTGAACTTCCGCCAGCGGATGAGGAGGAGATTCTCAGTATTGAACTCGCCGAAGAAGATGTGGAACTCGAACCCGAACAATTGCAATTGTTGGCTAATTTTTACCATGAAGAACAAGAGTACGGAATTTACACGCCCCTTGATCCCCTACTCTTTTTCGCCAAGCATAACCCTAACGGTCAATTAGAACTCTTATCCCCCGAAGAATTTCAAAAAGTCCAACCGCTGCTAGAAGAGTTATTATTTGAAGATTTAGATTAA
- a CDS encoding YqeG family HAD IIIA-type phosphatase, with protein sequence MAWVSNLEPDLVLEAPIVGLTRDILQHYQLKGLVLDVDETLVPLKASQASDELRAWVEDIRSVASLWLVSNNLSETRIGGIANSLNLPYLHGAVKPSRRKLKQAAAAMNLPVEQIAMVGDRLFTDVLAGNRLGMFTILVEPMIDPTQTAYSSPIRDFEVWITQILGVSLPSKQHKFTKDDKSRQTEI encoded by the coding sequence ATGGCTTGGGTATCAAACTTGGAACCTGACTTAGTTCTGGAGGCTCCAATTGTGGGGTTAACCCGAGATATCCTGCAACACTATCAACTTAAAGGATTAGTGCTGGATGTAGACGAAACCTTGGTTCCTCTGAAAGCCTCCCAAGCCTCAGACGAACTTAGGGCGTGGGTTGAAGATATTCGATCAGTAGCGTCTCTGTGGCTAGTGAGTAATAATCTGAGTGAGACGCGCATTGGTGGGATTGCTAACTCCCTGAATCTGCCTTATCTCCACGGTGCGGTTAAACCATCCCGACGCAAATTAAAACAAGCCGCCGCCGCCATGAATTTGCCAGTCGAACAAATCGCTATGGTAGGCGATCGCTTGTTTACAGATGTCTTAGCTGGAAACCGACTCGGTATGTTTACCATTCTCGTCGAACCAATGATAGATCCCACTCAGACTGCCTATTCTTCTCCCATTCGCGATTTTGAAGTCTGGATCACTCAAATTCTTGGCGTATCACTGCCCAGCAAGCAACATAAGTTTACAAAAGATGATAAATCAAGACAAACTGAAATATAA
- the proB gene encoding glutamate 5-kinase gives MTKTIVVKVGTSSLTHPETGQLALSTIAMLVETLTRLRSSGYGVVLVTSGAVGVGCGRLGLKTRPQTLALKQAVAAVGQGRLMRVYDDLFSSLEQAIAQILLSRQDLVQRSCYVNAYATFRELLQLGVIPVVNENDTVAVEELKFGDNDTLSAMVASLIEADWLFLLTDVDRLYSADPRQVPDAEPITLVNRMEELAELQIQTGNAGSQWGTGGMVTKITAARIATSAGVRTVITQGRHPEAIEKILQGEPLGTQFAPQPRTENARKRWIAHSLVPAGKLYLDQGAVKAICQGGKSLLAAGITAIEGNFHASDAVQLCDSHGVEMARGLVNYSSLELQKIRGHKSADIPEILGYGGAETVVHRDNLVLSNV, from the coding sequence ATGACTAAAACAATTGTTGTCAAAGTGGGTACATCGAGTTTAACTCATCCAGAAACGGGTCAGTTAGCGCTGTCAACGATTGCGATGCTAGTGGAAACGCTGACTCGGTTGCGTTCTTCTGGCTATGGTGTAGTCTTAGTCACCTCTGGCGCCGTGGGAGTTGGGTGTGGACGATTGGGATTAAAGACTCGTCCTCAAACCCTCGCCCTCAAGCAAGCTGTGGCGGCTGTAGGTCAGGGACGGTTAATGCGAGTCTATGATGATTTATTTTCCAGTCTTGAGCAAGCGATCGCGCAAATTTTGTTAAGCCGCCAAGACTTGGTACAGCGCAGTTGCTATGTTAATGCTTACGCGACATTTCGAGAACTATTGCAGCTTGGTGTCATTCCCGTAGTGAATGAAAATGATACCGTCGCTGTCGAGGAACTCAAGTTTGGCGATAACGATACCCTTTCTGCAATGGTGGCGAGTTTAATCGAAGCCGATTGGTTATTCTTATTAACCGATGTTGATCGACTCTATTCGGCTGATCCGCGTCAAGTTCCTGATGCTGAACCGATTACCCTGGTTAACCGGATGGAAGAGTTAGCCGAACTTCAGATACAAACTGGGAACGCAGGTTCTCAGTGGGGAACAGGGGGAATGGTAACCAAAATTACCGCCGCTAGAATTGCCACGAGTGCGGGAGTCAGAACCGTGATTACTCAAGGACGACACCCCGAAGCGATCGAAAAAATCTTACAGGGAGAACCATTAGGAACGCAATTTGCCCCCCAACCGCGAACCGAAAACGCCCGTAAGCGTTGGATTGCTCACAGTTTAGTTCCGGCGGGTAAGTTGTATTTAGATCAGGGTGCAGTGAAGGCAATTTGTCAAGGGGGTAAGTCTTTATTAGCCGCTGGAATTACTGCGATTGAGGGGAATTTTCACGCCTCAGATGCAGTACAACTCTGTGATAGTCATGGCGTAGAAATGGCTAGAGGATTGGTCAACTACAGCAGTTTGGAATTACAGAAAATTCGGGGACATAAATCAGCCGACATTCCCGAAATTTTGGGCTATGGTGGGGCGGAAACAGTTGTGCATCGAGATAACCTGGTTTTGAGTAATGTCTGA
- a CDS encoding type II toxin-antitoxin system VapC family toxin, which yields MKLLLDTHIFLWFISGSHQLSATFRDTIQNPDNDVYLSVVSLWECIIKYQLGKLLLPESPEIYLPKQRERHQIDSLAVDEASVVQLINLPSLHRDPFDRLLICQALQHNLTIVTADAAVMAYQMAQFLR from the coding sequence ATGAAATTATTGTTAGATACTCACATTTTCCTCTGGTTCATCAGCGGTAGTCATCAGCTATCAGCAACCTTTCGTGATACCATTCAAAATCCTGACAATGATGTTTATCTGAGTGTTGTCTCGTTATGGGAGTGTATCATCAAGTATCAACTCGGCAAACTCTTACTCCCAGAGTCTCCTGAAATTTATTTGCCCAAGCAACGCGAACGACACCAGATTGATAGCCTTGCTGTTGATGAGGCAAGTGTGGTTCAGTTAATCAACTTACCCTCACTACACCGCGATCCATTTGACCGATTACTGATCTGTCAAGCTTTACAGCACAACTTGACAATCGTGACGGCTGATGCAGCAGTTATGGCTTATCAAATGGCTCAGTTTTTACGATAG